A window of Clavibacter michiganensis contains these coding sequences:
- a CDS encoding trypsin-like serine protease, with translation MAVQASHAAQARHTRGVLRRQAAILLTVVAVLTGTLNYATPAQAVTIPSNPDRIREPVVAGSKVNTPTGSCTVGAVLIPRSIYSRITPYQRATRWFVIAKHCARMYAPIHVGTSILGDVVWQSATSDIELVRVSPRPDPSPLICVAHHPKNPAVCSPFQTFTARAAGQVFMTARGHVARLPVTGSGAADDDRFCTSGWSTGVQCIWHGVSIPPRTPLSYEHLVAGESGQLLNLDPGDSGGPVVNYSAELLGIISSVLPRTTLMLYTPMSQVLSELHDYQLASGD, from the coding sequence GTGGCGGTTCAAGCATCGCACGCCGCACAAGCACGTCACACGCGCGGGGTTCTTCGCCGCCAAGCAGCTATCCTTCTTACTGTGGTGGCTGTTCTGACAGGAACGCTCAACTATGCCACGCCAGCGCAGGCAGTGACGATCCCTTCGAATCCAGACCGCATCCGCGAGCCGGTCGTAGCCGGCAGTAAGGTCAACACGCCCACCGGTTCGTGCACGGTCGGAGCCGTCCTCATTCCACGCAGCATCTATTCCCGCATCACGCCATACCAAAGAGCCACGCGATGGTTCGTCATCGCGAAGCACTGTGCACGCATGTATGCCCCCATTCACGTCGGCACGTCAATACTCGGTGACGTCGTCTGGCAATCTGCAACGTCGGATATCGAACTCGTCCGCGTCTCGCCGCGACCAGACCCTTCGCCGCTCATTTGTGTGGCGCATCACCCCAAGAACCCGGCGGTTTGTAGCCCGTTTCAGACCTTCACGGCACGAGCGGCCGGTCAAGTATTTATGACAGCACGAGGTCACGTGGCGCGCCTCCCCGTCACCGGTTCGGGAGCGGCGGACGACGATCGGTTCTGCACCAGTGGATGGTCAACCGGAGTACAGTGCATCTGGCATGGTGTGAGTATTCCGCCGAGAACACCGCTTTCGTATGAGCACCTGGTTGCAGGTGAATCGGGCCAGCTTCTGAATCTCGATCCGGGCGACTCAGGCGGACCTGTAGTAAACTATTCTGCCGAATTGCTGGGGATTATCTCCAGCGTCCTGCCCCGCACGACGCTCATGTTATACACACCAATGTCGCAGGTGCTATCCGAGCTCCACGATTATCAATTGGCCTCAGGGGATTGA
- a CDS encoding nucleotidyl transferase AbiEii/AbiGii toxin family protein, with translation MPDLLGYSSGPAARAAIKTAAQKAAQGASPSVGDLIKQTMFDRFLCRVFADDEPMFVLKGGTGMLARMPRSRSTLDIDLAATEGALDAAVDELVECASRDLGDHFRFVYKSRTELLTGENQPYTSGCRVTFDAFLGVTSHGKIGIDLAVGHMPSAAPERRAPANRLTQLKFRTYDYLLYPLVDQVSDKLCATIQVYGPEGRPSSREKDLVDLAMIASFETVDAAELRVAVSQEFLLRSLEPVDHLTVPEHWGAAYRRMAATTPLADHRPRIEDTVELVSSFLDPVLDGTTTEGRLDPATSTRVAGEGRSSRGRVTRAVVEGDLLPFSQLRLAHR, from the coding sequence GTGCCTGACCTGCTGGGCTACAGCTCGGGTCCCGCAGCCAGGGCCGCGATCAAGACGGCCGCGCAGAAGGCCGCGCAAGGGGCATCGCCCTCCGTGGGCGATCTCATCAAGCAGACGATGTTCGATCGCTTCCTCTGCCGCGTGTTCGCCGACGACGAGCCCATGTTCGTGCTGAAGGGAGGGACGGGCATGCTGGCGCGCATGCCGCGCAGCCGTTCGACGCTCGACATCGACCTGGCGGCAACGGAAGGCGCGCTCGACGCCGCCGTCGACGAGCTCGTCGAATGCGCATCACGGGATCTCGGCGATCACTTCCGCTTCGTCTACAAATCGCGGACAGAGCTGCTCACCGGCGAGAACCAGCCGTACACGAGCGGATGCCGGGTCACATTCGACGCGTTCCTCGGAGTGACCTCGCACGGCAAGATCGGGATCGACCTGGCCGTAGGCCACATGCCCTCGGCAGCACCCGAGCGTCGAGCGCCGGCGAACCGGCTGACGCAGCTCAAGTTCCGCACGTACGACTACCTGCTGTACCCGCTCGTCGACCAGGTCAGCGACAAGCTCTGCGCAACGATCCAGGTGTACGGCCCAGAAGGCCGGCCGTCGTCACGGGAGAAGGACCTGGTCGACCTCGCCATGATCGCGTCCTTCGAGACCGTCGACGCGGCCGAGCTCCGGGTCGCCGTCAGCCAGGAGTTCCTGCTTCGCTCCCTCGAACCGGTCGATCACCTCACCGTGCCCGAGCACTGGGGCGCCGCATATCGACGCATGGCCGCGACGACGCCGCTGGCGGATCACCGCCCTCGGATCGAGGATACGGTGGAGCTCGTTTCTTCATTCCTCGATCCCGTCCTCGACGGAACCACCACCGAGGGGCGTTTGGATCCGGCCACATCGACGCGGGTCGCAGGCGAGGGCAGATCCTCGCGAGGACGGGTGACGCGCGCAGTTGTTGAAGGCGATTTATTGCCCTTCTCACAGCTTCGACTCGCGCACCGCTAA
- a CDS encoding type IV toxin-antitoxin system AbiEi family antitoxin domain-containing protein yields the protein MKSLDALPLLAELTAGQWGMVTTAQAEAVGVSRLQLSRLAQRGLLERMAHGVYRDAGSAPGEWDPIRAAWISTDSRRTAEERITSGDPRAVVGGSTAAHLHGYGDLQPEPYDFITSKRRQSQRSDVRYRQDQLDPHDVTVVAGLPTTTVERTIADLVLEDQDLSLVADVLADAVRAESIDLDRLADLLEPAARRPGRPADDGAGFLHRLLELGGVDAASRLRRALEGASRGNATAFNAVQVRIGEEIAKSLSRSILETSGVLPDISRIASAAIGRIGVSEIVSESVARALRPQTGYISEMLLSEIRGIPARTQRTSDRSEQSRARESATRDSGA from the coding sequence ATGAAGTCCCTCGATGCCCTTCCTCTCCTTGCAGAACTCACCGCAGGGCAGTGGGGCATGGTCACGACAGCCCAGGCCGAGGCCGTCGGGGTGTCCCGCCTGCAGCTGTCACGACTGGCTCAGCGCGGCCTACTCGAGCGGATGGCACACGGCGTGTACCGCGATGCCGGCAGCGCGCCGGGGGAGTGGGACCCGATCCGAGCAGCATGGATCAGCACCGACTCACGTAGGACGGCAGAGGAACGCATCACATCGGGTGACCCTCGCGCTGTGGTCGGCGGTAGCACGGCGGCTCACCTCCACGGCTATGGCGACCTGCAGCCGGAGCCCTACGACTTCATCACCTCGAAGCGCCGCCAGTCGCAACGGAGCGACGTCCGCTACCGGCAGGATCAGCTCGACCCACATGACGTGACGGTCGTCGCCGGGCTCCCGACGACGACCGTCGAACGCACCATCGCCGACCTCGTCCTCGAGGACCAGGACCTCAGCCTGGTCGCGGACGTGCTCGCCGATGCTGTCCGCGCTGAGTCCATCGACCTTGACCGCCTCGCCGATCTTCTCGAGCCGGCCGCCCGGCGCCCCGGCCGGCCAGCCGATGATGGAGCCGGGTTCCTCCACCGGCTCCTCGAGCTCGGGGGAGTGGACGCCGCCTCTCGGCTCCGGCGGGCTCTCGAGGGTGCATCCCGAGGCAACGCGACGGCATTCAATGCGGTGCAGGTCAGGATCGGCGAGGAGATCGCGAAGTCGCTCTCCCGCTCGATCCTTGAGACGTCGGGCGTCCTGCCGGACATCTCTCGGATCGCATCCGCGGCGATCGGACGGATCGGCGTCTCGGAGATCGTCAGCGAGTCGGTCGCCCGTGCGCTCAGGCCGCAGACTGGCTACATTTCGGAGATGCTCCTCAGCGAGATCCGCGGCATCCCCGCGCGAACGCAACGCACCAGCGATCGCTCCGAACAGAGCAGAGCGCGCGAGAGCGCGACGAGGGACTCCGGTGCCTGA
- a CDS encoding DUF3892 domain-containing protein gives MADRAVRQTGKDRDGDITSLADRGSSWSPVSKAQAIYDIENRLHTYHVPWKTAGRTEIRVVPDPKGKYLRTDSDNTTRNNLRDLPDA, from the coding sequence ATGGCAGACCGTGCCGTACGACAGACCGGCAAGGACCGCGACGGCGACATCACGTCGCTCGCCGACCGGGGTAGCTCGTGGTCACCTGTGTCGAAGGCTCAGGCGATCTACGACATCGAGAATCGACTGCACACGTACCACGTGCCGTGGAAGACCGCCGGGCGCACGGAGATCCGCGTCGTGCCGGATCCGAAGGGTAAGTACCTTCGGACCGACTCAGACAACACGACGAGGAACAACCTGCGCGACCTGCCCGACGCATGA
- a CDS encoding trypsin-like serine protease, with protein MAGTPAYANGLSNPDRGNFPIIAGSEVGVPNGYCSVGAVLVPSSIFQRITPYQRAVRYLVLAKHCAPLNSPIYFAQQDIGDVVWQSAASDIELVRVSPSRDNMTLHCAGHSTPATCSPIQTFTPRANGQVFMTAPPSPIVGRRAIAGTGIPSATGTFCTSGHVTGVICDFQPTSLPVGVLRAYEHLAAGQSAAVGALRPGDSGGPVVSKDRRLLGIISGDVPNTHFLVYTPMAQVLHELSSYKLAPAN; from the coding sequence ATGGCGGGAACACCCGCCTACGCGAACGGACTCAGCAACCCGGACCGCGGAAACTTCCCCATCATCGCCGGTTCCGAAGTCGGCGTTCCGAATGGCTACTGCAGCGTCGGAGCCGTGCTCGTTCCCAGCAGCATCTTCCAGCGGATCACCCCATATCAGCGCGCTGTTCGCTACCTCGTCCTCGCCAAGCACTGCGCTCCGCTCAACTCGCCCATCTACTTCGCGCAGCAGGACATCGGAGACGTCGTCTGGCAGTCAGCAGCATCTGACATCGAGCTGGTCCGCGTATCGCCCTCGCGCGACAACATGACCCTGCACTGCGCCGGCCACTCCACCCCCGCAACATGCAGCCCGATCCAGACCTTCACCCCTCGAGCCAACGGCCAAGTCTTCATGACCGCACCGCCCTCACCGATCGTCGGGCGGCGAGCGATCGCAGGGACGGGTATTCCGTCGGCCACGGGCACGTTCTGCACGAGCGGGCACGTCACCGGCGTCATCTGCGACTTCCAGCCCACGAGCCTGCCTGTCGGGGTCCTCAGGGCGTATGAGCACCTTGCGGCTGGACAGTCAGCCGCCGTGGGAGCGCTGCGGCCCGGCGACTCCGGCGGCCCCGTCGTCAGCAAGGACAGGCGGCTGCTTGGCATCATCTCCGGCGACGTGCCGAACACTCACTTCCTTGTCTACACCCCGATGGCGCAGGTCCTCCACGAACTGTCGAGCTACAAGCTCGCACCCGCCAACTGA
- a CDS encoding Fic/DOC family protein: MSVDDKYTYPGSGGVLINAAGIRDHAQLDEAMNDVASFVLAKIYTEPAPERLDIEYLRGIHVRMFGDLLPGIAGRIRDVDVQATGTGIPYCRPDFIEANLDTLFRKLEREDYLTGLDADTFTKRLADRWGELSAIHPWRDGNTRSQSMFVAVLAQRAGHPIDWASIDVDELRHHRLQAIAGTDRPLAGYLRAHLIDTASTRGSEGAAPLGAARTAGREQAPSRDAGETPAYSRRDLAEREMLRTAGIDPDERSTPHRGSSSTSVTSHEPHRARGDDALER, encoded by the coding sequence ATGAGCGTCGACGACAAGTACACGTACCCGGGCAGCGGCGGCGTCCTCATCAACGCGGCGGGCATCCGCGACCACGCGCAGCTCGACGAGGCCATGAACGACGTCGCGTCGTTCGTGCTCGCGAAGATCTACACCGAGCCCGCCCCGGAGCGCCTGGACATCGAGTACCTCCGCGGCATCCACGTGCGCATGTTCGGGGATCTCCTCCCGGGGATCGCCGGCCGGATCCGCGACGTCGACGTCCAGGCGACGGGCACCGGGATCCCGTACTGCAGGCCCGACTTCATCGAGGCCAACCTCGACACGCTGTTCCGCAAGCTCGAGCGCGAGGACTACCTCACCGGGCTCGACGCCGACACGTTCACCAAGCGTCTCGCCGACCGCTGGGGCGAGCTCTCTGCGATCCACCCCTGGCGCGACGGCAACACCCGCAGCCAGTCCATGTTCGTGGCCGTTCTCGCGCAGCGGGCCGGCCACCCGATCGACTGGGCGAGCATCGACGTCGACGAGCTCCGCCACCACCGCCTGCAGGCGATCGCCGGCACCGACCGCCCCCTCGCCGGCTACCTCCGAGCGCACCTGATCGACACGGCCTCGACCCGGGGCTCCGAGGGCGCGGCGCCGCTCGGCGCGGCGCGCACCGCTGGGCGCGAGCAGGCGCCGTCCCGCGACGCAGGCGAGACGCCGGCCTACAGCCGCCGTGACCTCGCCGAGCGCGAGATGCTCCGCACGGCGGGCATCGACCCGGACGAGCGCAGTACGCCGCATCGCGGGTCGTCGTCGACGAGTGTGACCTCTCACGAGCCTCACCGTGCCCGCGGGGACGACGCGCTCGAGCGCTAG
- a CDS encoding ParB/RepB/Spo0J family partition protein: MTITENTTSPVGVIEYLDPNTLIIEENVRPSADLNREFVQSIRANGVLTPVRARRDAEGRVLVRAGQRRTLAAREVGLATIAVHIIDGDEATAERIVQQLVENDQRLALTDADRTVAFKQLEFAGLTPAAISKRTGTKTATVKTTLQVANTPAAADAMTAHQLTLDQAAGLVELDDDEETRAALIKTAVTVPAQFEHELQRARDERARREALQAAITDHESRGYVIVDHENPEHEAFVPVFQLVTADGRYPRLSAEEMDALDGRGARIVDYFDGPEATYYLRDPEAVGFRRRQHETPAEVTMTDEQKAEQKAERRRVIANNKAWDNAETVRRTFVASLVTRKALPKNAVQVIAAGLTTYRHEVGRAVQEGSPLAHEFLGVARERGYYSDALGQYAAATPTKAQHVALAVVLGGIEASVSRESWRSAQPEVAEYLRQLAAWGYPLSEVEQLIVNTDEKRRAARDADDDADDADADTAAAETDTDAAEVDTATVEDGHEPITADPSEDPEPDPAEAA, encoded by the coding sequence GTGACAATTACCGAGAACACCACCAGTCCCGTCGGGGTCATCGAGTACCTGGACCCGAACACGCTCATCATCGAGGAGAACGTGCGCCCCAGCGCGGACCTCAACCGGGAGTTCGTGCAGAGCATCCGGGCGAACGGCGTCCTGACGCCGGTCCGTGCTCGCCGCGACGCGGAGGGCCGCGTGCTCGTCCGGGCCGGACAGCGCCGCACCCTCGCCGCGCGAGAGGTCGGCCTGGCCACGATCGCCGTCCACATCATCGACGGCGACGAGGCCACCGCCGAGCGGATCGTGCAGCAGCTCGTGGAGAACGACCAGCGCCTGGCCCTCACCGACGCGGACCGCACGGTCGCGTTCAAGCAGCTCGAATTCGCCGGACTCACGCCCGCGGCGATCTCCAAGCGCACCGGCACCAAGACCGCGACGGTCAAGACGACCTTGCAGGTGGCAAACACGCCCGCCGCGGCCGACGCGATGACCGCGCACCAGCTGACGCTGGACCAGGCCGCCGGGCTCGTCGAGCTCGACGACGACGAGGAGACCCGGGCAGCGCTCATCAAGACCGCCGTGACCGTGCCCGCGCAGTTCGAGCACGAGCTACAGCGCGCCCGCGACGAGCGCGCCCGCCGCGAGGCCCTGCAGGCGGCGATCACCGACCACGAGAGCCGCGGCTACGTGATCGTCGACCACGAGAACCCCGAGCACGAGGCGTTCGTGCCCGTCTTCCAGCTCGTGACCGCCGACGGTCGCTACCCGCGGCTGAGCGCCGAGGAGATGGATGCCCTCGACGGCCGCGGCGCACGGATCGTGGACTACTTCGACGGCCCGGAGGCGACCTACTACCTCCGGGACCCCGAAGCGGTCGGCTTCCGCCGACGCCAGCACGAGACCCCGGCCGAGGTCACGATGACCGACGAGCAGAAGGCTGAGCAGAAGGCCGAGCGCCGGAGGGTCATCGCCAACAACAAGGCATGGGACAACGCCGAGACCGTGCGCCGCACGTTCGTCGCGTCGCTCGTCACGCGGAAGGCCCTCCCGAAGAACGCCGTGCAGGTCATCGCGGCCGGGCTCACCACCTACCGCCACGAGGTTGGCCGCGCCGTCCAGGAAGGCAGCCCGCTCGCGCACGAGTTCCTCGGCGTTGCGCGTGAGCGCGGCTACTACAGCGACGCCCTCGGGCAGTACGCCGCGGCGACGCCCACGAAGGCGCAGCACGTCGCCCTCGCCGTCGTCCTCGGCGGCATCGAGGCGTCGGTCAGTCGCGAGTCGTGGCGGAGCGCCCAGCCCGAGGTCGCCGAGTACCTCCGACAGCTCGCCGCCTGGGGGTACCCGCTGAGCGAGGTCGAGCAGCTCATCGTCAACACCGACGAGAAGCGCCGCGCCGCGCGCGACGCGGACGACGATGCCGACGATGCCGACGCGGACACCGCGGCCGCGGAAACGGACACGGACGCCGCCGAAGTGGACACGGCCACCGTCGAGGACGGCCACGAGCCCATCACCGCTGATCCCTCCGAGGACCCGGAGCCCGACCCGGCCGAGGCCGCGTAG
- a CDS encoding trypsin-like serine protease produces MRCTAGAVLKSTTLYSRILPFAAAKRYIPTAKHCGDLNADVYAGDTNVGKVIWQSPDRDLELVEVDPVVSRSTHCSGTPSGAPRCSIVQSYTPRAVGKILLNLPFSNFERAVPIAGTGDPNSTQSICISGYVTGVNCTFKLVTLPPTEEAQARSRGQKVIRSGSRGSEPEDSGGPVSSESGVLFGIHHGSADPTRFKNVSIYTPISEFFREQPNYAIAPSS; encoded by the coding sequence GTGCGGTGCACTGCGGGAGCGGTGCTGAAGAGCACGACTCTGTACTCGAGAATACTCCCATTTGCGGCCGCTAAGAGATACATCCCCACCGCGAAGCACTGCGGTGACCTTAACGCGGATGTCTACGCAGGAGATACGAATGTAGGAAAAGTGATCTGGCAGTCTCCAGACAGGGACCTTGAGCTTGTTGAAGTGGATCCTGTTGTGTCGAGAAGTACACATTGTTCAGGCACTCCCAGCGGTGCGCCCCGGTGCAGTATTGTTCAGTCTTACACGCCGCGAGCGGTCGGAAAGATACTTTTGAACCTGCCGTTCAGTAACTTTGAACGGGCAGTCCCGATAGCCGGAACAGGTGACCCCAATAGTACGCAGTCCATTTGCATATCCGGCTATGTGACTGGCGTGAACTGCACGTTCAAGCTTGTAACGCTACCACCGACGGAGGAGGCGCAGGCTCGGTCGCGCGGACAGAAGGTAATTCGCAGCGGAAGCAGGGGATCGGAACCCGAGGATTCAGGCGGGCCGGTTTCCAGCGAGTCGGGCGTACTGTTCGGCATTCACCATGGGTCGGCCGACCCCACGCGGTTCAAGAATGTATCCATCTACACTCCAATTTCTGAGTTCTTTCGGGAGCAGCCAAACTATGCCATAGCGCCCTCGAGCTAG